A single window of Chloracidobacterium sp. DNA harbors:
- a CDS encoding tetratricopeptide repeat protein, which translates to MTAAQNKPHCVADVEQTTTAAQKSKDYSQALAKAEECIRRHPKSVDALIARADVYASKGDFDLAIADANKAVASSPASGEIYFRRGSIYDRRARNTFLKDEALSKNIRKEASEAAYADFDKALALDPKKGEALLVRTSLRGYFMGTGFSSLIPDLDRAVEILTKNGNTRELAEAYYQRGYTYSLEQKNDMAIADFTSAIKLNPDHVGAYSLRATVHSSPFFNPKRNIDAAIEDYTMVITLEPGAYLYSLRAALFAEKGERAKAIADYRAALALEPNNYTAKTQLAKLAPTPAPVATQPVTPRPPQPTAESFATEGRRQVSEKDYDGAIKSLTECIRLKSDAAACFAFRGYAQGMKGMMSFANADHDAAVKLSPNEPAIYFVRGMMFSELGKKAEAITEFRKVLKLDPNNKQAQSALQSLGVAPN; encoded by the coding sequence TTGACAGCCGCACAGAACAAGCCACATTGTGTTGCCGACGTTGAGCAGACTACGACCGCAGCCCAGAAATCCAAGGACTACTCTCAGGCTCTTGCGAAAGCGGAGGAATGCATTCGTAGGCATCCTAAGTCTGTCGACGCCCTGATCGCGCGTGCCGATGTGTATGCGAGCAAAGGCGATTTCGACCTTGCCATAGCCGATGCGAATAAGGCTGTCGCGAGTTCACCTGCTAGCGGTGAGATATACTTCCGGCGAGGATCTATCTACGACAGAAGAGCTCGAAACACATTTCTCAAGGATGAAGCCCTTTCCAAGAATATTAGGAAGGAAGCCAGCGAGGCAGCATATGCGGACTTTGATAAGGCTCTTGCACTTGATCCAAAAAAGGGCGAGGCACTGCTAGTTAGAACGAGCTTGCGAGGATATTTCATGGGCACTGGGTTCTCTTCGCTCATACCTGATCTTGATCGTGCTGTCGAGATCCTGACAAAAAATGGGAATACCAGAGAGCTTGCTGAGGCTTACTACCAGCGTGGCTATACCTATTCACTCGAGCAAAAGAACGATATGGCCATCGCCGACTTCACTTCCGCGATAAAGCTTAACCCTGATCATGTCGGTGCTTACTCCCTACGAGCGACCGTTCATTCCTCGCCATTCTTCAATCCGAAGCGCAATATCGATGCGGCGATCGAGGATTATACGATGGTGATCACGCTCGAGCCGGGCGCCTATTTGTACAGTCTCCGGGCCGCACTCTTTGCAGAGAAAGGCGAACGGGCAAAAGCTATCGCCGATTACCGCGCGGCGCTCGCGCTTGAGCCGAACAACTACACCGCGAAGACACAGCTTGCCAAATTAGCTCCAACTCCGGCGCCCGTTGCAACGCAACCGGTAACACCCCGGCCTCCGCAGCCGACGGCAGAATCATTTGCTACCGAAGGCAGGCGACAGGTTTCGGAAAAAGATTACGATGGTGCGATCAAATCTCTGACTGAATGCATCCGGCTAAAATCCGATGCGGCGGCGTGCTTCGCGTTTCGTGGTTACGCTCAAGGTATGAAAGGCATGATGAGCTTCGCTAATGCCGACCATGACGCGGCGGTCAAGCTCAGTCCCAACGAACCCGCGATCTACTTCGTTCGCGGAATGATGTTCAGTGAGTTAGGCAAGAAAGCTGAGGCGATAACCGAATTTAGGAAGGTTCTCAAGCTTGACCCCAACAATAAGCAGGCTCAGTCAGCACTGCAGAGTCTAGGAGTAGCACCGAACTAA
- a CDS encoding WG repeat-containing protein, with protein MSRFKKKYLSFICCSLLTFVLYTANACAQNQDYFPVRQNGKIGFIDKTGTMVISPRFDSASTEDDVACSEGLAVVKLGSRWGYIDMVGEFVIQPKFEFTPGLFHDGLAQAVIKSTDIEKKGPLDPSQKYIVNEETLGFINKTGEFVGELKFIEERTRFVDGMAKVRKGDKFGYVDKMGRFVIEPSFANAEDFSEGLAAVRLEGHLVGLADERSEYKTKYGFIDKSGKFVIKPQFDSAESFSEGLAAVGMNSKNGYIDKTGKLVIAARYDSAFQFSDGLAKVAIGDKSGFIDTRGNMVISPRFAYSGFGNSLNYRGFKEGLAAVEVNNKTGYIDKTGKIVIAATYKYGTDFNSGLAEVFIGSEPGMQKSYLINKTGKVIWEHKTN; from the coding sequence ATGAGTCGTTTCAAAAAAAAATATTTATCCTTTATTTGCTGTTCGCTATTGACCTTTGTTCTCTATACGGCAAATGCATGCGCACAGAACCAAGATTACTTTCCGGTAAGACAAAATGGAAAGATCGGCTTTATAGATAAGACCGGCACGATGGTGATCAGCCCGCGATTCGACTCCGCGTCCACCGAGGACGACGTAGCCTGTAGCGAGGGATTAGCTGTTGTTAAGCTCGGTAGTAGGTGGGGCTATATTGATATGGTTGGCGAGTTCGTCATTCAACCAAAGTTTGAATTCACGCCGGGCCTCTTTCATGACGGACTGGCGCAGGCAGTGATCAAAAGCACCGACATTGAAAAAAAAGGACCCCTTGATCCATCGCAAAAATATATTGTCAACGAAGAGACTTTAGGGTTCATTAATAAAACCGGTGAATTCGTCGGAGAGCTCAAGTTCATTGAAGAGCGGACCAGATTTGTTGATGGCATGGCAAAGGTGCGAAAGGGCGATAAATTCGGCTACGTTGATAAAATGGGGCGTTTTGTCATTGAGCCTAGCTTTGCAAATGCAGAAGATTTTAGCGAAGGATTGGCCGCCGTGCGATTAGAGGGCCACCTGGTAGGGCTCGCCGACGAACGCAGTGAGTATAAAACCAAATACGGTTTTATTGACAAGAGCGGCAAGTTCGTCATCAAGCCGCAGTTCGACAGCGCCGAAAGTTTCAGCGAAGGGTTGGCCGCAGTTGGCATGAATAGTAAAAACGGGTACATCGACAAAACCGGAAAGCTCGTGATCGCGGCGCGGTATGATTCCGCGTTTCAGTTCTCTGATGGTTTAGCAAAAGTCGCAATCGGTGACAAATCTGGATTTATCGATACCAGGGGCAATATGGTGATCAGCCCTCGGTTTGCATATTCAGGATTCGGAAACAGCTTAAATTACAGGGGATTTAAGGAAGGGCTCGCCGCCGTGGAGGTCAATAACAAGACCGGGTATATTGATAAAACCGGCAAGATTGTGATCGCTGCAACCTACAAATATGGGACTGATTTTAACAGCGGCCTGGCCGAGGTATTTATCGGTAGTGAGCCCGGAATGCAAAAGTCTTATTTAATAAACAAAACGGGGAAGGTTATCTGGGAGCACAAAACCAACTAG
- the mqnE gene encoding aminofutalosine synthase MqnE: protein MQFSFDPKLRDIADKVEDRERLTFDDGLSLFATDDLNALGKLADTVRRQKHGLTTYYNVNRHFNHTNICVADCKFCGFYRRARQEDAYTHSIDEGIEIAREAVAEGATELHIVGGLNSKLPFSYYTDLFSSLKKEFPRLHLKALTMVELDFFARFYKMSDEDVIDQLHAAGMDSCPGGGAEIFAEPTRSRICDHKCDAARWLELAGKVHAAGLKTNATMLYGHIETIEDRVDHFVQLREQQDKSGGFQCFIPLAFYPPGSALSTLPGPDAIDNLKTIAVSRLMLDNFDHIKAYWVMLGKATAQTALHFGANDLDGTITDGGELTHSYSVESGGEVKMTKKEIIEMIQRAGFEAVERDTVYNRVDSTLAM from the coding sequence ATGCAGTTCTCATTTGATCCAAAATTACGAGACATCGCCGACAAGGTCGAGGACCGCGAGCGGCTGACGTTTGACGATGGCCTGTCACTCTTTGCGACCGACGACCTCAATGCACTAGGCAAGCTCGCCGATACCGTTCGCCGGCAAAAGCACGGTTTGACGACGTATTACAACGTCAACCGCCATTTTAATCATACAAATATCTGCGTCGCCGACTGTAAATTCTGCGGCTTTTACCGCCGTGCCCGGCAGGAAGACGCCTACACGCACTCGATCGACGAAGGCATAGAGATCGCCCGCGAGGCCGTCGCCGAAGGTGCGACCGAACTCCACATCGTCGGCGGACTTAACTCGAAACTTCCCTTTTCGTACTACACCGACCTGTTCTCATCGCTTAAAAAAGAATTTCCACGTTTGCATCTCAAGGCCCTGACGATGGTAGAGCTCGACTTTTTCGCACGCTTTTACAAAATGTCAGACGAGGATGTTATAGACCAACTGCACGCCGCGGGAATGGACTCGTGCCCGGGTGGCGGTGCTGAGATCTTTGCCGAACCAACGCGTTCCCGGATCTGTGACCATAAGTGCGATGCCGCCCGTTGGCTCGAACTCGCCGGCAAGGTTCACGCCGCCGGCCTCAAAACCAATGCGACGATGCTCTACGGCCACATAGAAACCATCGAAGACCGCGTCGACCACTTTGTACAACTCCGCGAGCAACAGGATAAATCCGGCGGTTTCCAATGCTTTATCCCGCTCGCCTTCTATCCGCCCGGATCGGCTCTCTCGACGCTTCCCGGCCCCGACGCGATCGACAATCTCAAGACCATCGCCGTCTCACGGCTGATGCTCGACAACTTCGACCACATCAAAGCCTACTGGGTCATGCTCGGCAAAGCCACCGCCCAGACCGCCCTCCACTTCGGCGCTAACGACCTCGACGGCACCATCACCGACGGCGGCGAGCTCACCCACAGCTACTCTGTAGAGTCCGGCGGCGAAGTAAAAATGACCAAGAAAGAGATCATCGAAATGATCCAACGCGCTGGTTTTGAGGCCGTGGAAAGAGATACGGTCTACAACCGCGTGGACAGCACGTTAGCCATGTGA
- a CDS encoding nitric-oxide reductase large subunit — translation MKKLWIILLTVFIASFAILGWVGTEIFRQAPPIPSQVVTSDGRVVADVGSVTDGQNVWQAMGGMQVGSIWGHGSYVAPDWTADYLHRECIFILNAWSNKEFAKGFDAASPDQQAVLKARLEVLMRTNTYDPASGKITIDPVRAAAFEDNLKHYSEVFTDGNSDYAIQRNAQSDPTKLRQMTSFFFWTAWASAANRPDNTISYTSNFPSEPLVGNVPTSSAIVWTGVSVIMLIAGIGAMVWFYAGWRKPMDEVGAPDADPLIGQTLTPSQKATVKYFLVVSLLFLLQIVMGIITAHYGVEGGGLYGIPLADYLPYVVSRTWHTQLGIFWIATAWLAAGLYLAPYICGYEPKLQKLGVDVLFGALLVVVLGSMAGEWMSVMHKLGTGDLWFWFGHQGYEYVDLGRVWQAALLVGLLLWLFLIARSAIPALKHEGNSKSLIMLYLATTAGIAFFYAPGLFWGMRTHLTEVEYWRWWVVHLWVEGFFEVFATVVVAFLFARLKVINSDNAAYASLLSGAIYLSGGIIGTLHHLYFAGTPTIALAFGSVFSALEIVPLVFVGFEAFDNIRHSQSRPWLGQYQWVVYFFVAVAFWNLVGAGIFGFMINPPIALYYMQGLNTTAVHAHGSLYGVYGTLGLALLLFCMRAMEPERKWNTKLLAFSFWTINIGLLMEILFSLLPIGLLQTYQSVSKGYWAARGPEFMQTDLMQVLRWMRLFGDTVFAIGAVAFVWFALKLMLTKGESVSEEVHISLTGY, via the coding sequence ATGAAAAAACTTTGGATAATACTTTTGACGGTCTTTATTGCTTCGTTCGCGATCCTCGGATGGGTCGGAACGGAGATATTTCGGCAGGCTCCGCCGATCCCGAGTCAGGTTGTTACGTCCGACGGACGCGTAGTGGCTGACGTAGGTTCGGTCACGGACGGCCAGAATGTCTGGCAGGCGATGGGCGGAATGCAGGTTGGCTCGATCTGGGGACACGGTTCATACGTAGCCCCGGATTGGACGGCTGATTATCTGCACCGCGAGTGCATCTTTATACTGAATGCCTGGTCAAACAAGGAGTTCGCGAAGGGATTTGACGCGGCTTCGCCGGATCAGCAAGCCGTGTTAAAAGCGCGGCTCGAAGTGCTGATGCGGACCAATACCTACGATCCGGCGAGTGGTAAGATCACCATCGACCCGGTCAGGGCCGCCGCATTCGAGGATAATCTAAAGCATTATTCCGAGGTCTTTACCGATGGTAATTCGGACTACGCTATCCAACGAAATGCACAATCCGATCCTACAAAATTGCGTCAAATGACGTCATTCTTTTTCTGGACGGCGTGGGCATCCGCGGCAAACCGGCCCGATAATACGATCTCTTACACGAGTAATTTTCCGTCGGAGCCACTCGTTGGCAACGTACCGACCAGTTCGGCGATCGTCTGGACCGGCGTGAGCGTTATTATGCTGATCGCCGGCATCGGTGCAATGGTCTGGTTTTATGCCGGATGGCGAAAGCCGATGGACGAAGTAGGTGCTCCGGATGCGGATCCGCTTATTGGCCAAACGCTGACGCCCTCGCAAAAGGCTACGGTTAAGTACTTTTTGGTGGTGTCACTGCTATTTCTACTGCAGATCGTGATGGGTATAATTACGGCCCACTACGGCGTCGAGGGCGGCGGACTTTACGGCATTCCATTGGCAGATTATCTGCCATACGTCGTTTCGCGTACGTGGCATACACAACTCGGCATATTTTGGATCGCGACGGCGTGGCTCGCTGCGGGGCTTTATCTTGCTCCGTATATCTGCGGTTATGAACCGAAACTGCAAAAGCTCGGCGTTGACGTGCTATTTGGTGCATTACTGGTCGTCGTTCTCGGCTCGATGGCCGGTGAATGGATGAGCGTTATGCACAAACTCGGCACCGGCGACCTTTGGTTCTGGTTCGGCCATCAGGGTTACGAGTATGTCGACCTCGGTCGTGTATGGCAGGCGGCATTGCTTGTCGGGCTGCTGTTGTGGCTGTTCCTGATCGCACGTTCGGCAATACCTGCTCTCAAACACGAGGGCAATAGTAAGTCGCTGATAATGCTATATCTGGCGACGACCGCCGGTATCGCTTTCTTTTACGCACCGGGTTTGTTCTGGGGAATGCGTACGCACCTAACGGAAGTCGAGTACTGGCGTTGGTGGGTCGTGCACCTCTGGGTCGAAGGCTTTTTTGAGGTCTTTGCTACGGTGGTCGTCGCTTTTCTTTTTGCACGGCTAAAGGTCATCAACTCAGATAATGCAGCATACGCCTCGCTTCTGTCCGGAGCGATCTACCTTAGCGGCGGCATTATCGGAACGCTGCACCATTTGTACTTTGCGGGGACACCGACCATCGCTCTGGCATTCGGATCGGTCTTCAGCGCACTCGAGATCGTTCCGCTTGTTTTCGTCGGCTTTGAAGCGTTTGACAACATACGCCATTCGCAGTCGCGGCCGTGGTTGGGACAGTATCAATGGGTAGTGTATTTCTTTGTGGCGGTGGCATTTTGGAATCTGGTCGGAGCCGGCATATTCGGCTTTATGATCAATCCGCCAATCGCTCTCTATTATATGCAGGGGCTGAACACGACGGCGGTACACGCTCACGGATCGCTGTACGGCGTTTATGGCACCCTCGGCCTGGCCCTTTTGTTGTTCTGTATGCGAGCGATGGAACCCGAGCGTAAATGGAATACAAAGTTGTTGGCGTTTTCATTTTGGACGATCAATATAGGCCTTTTGATGGAGATCCTCTTTAGCCTTTTACCGATCGGCCTGTTGCAGACGTATCAATCGGTGTCGAAAGGATACTGGGCCGCACGCGGACCGGAATTTATGCAGACCGATCTGATGCAAGTGCTGCGATGGATGCGACTATTCGGCGACACGGTTTTCGCGATCGGTGCGGTGGCATTTGTATGGTTTGCCCTCAAACTGATGTTGACCAAGGGCGAAAGCGTGAGCGAGGAAGTACATATCTCGCTCACCGGGTACTAG
- a CDS encoding group III truncated hemoglobin, whose translation MKDIENREDIDLLMERFYSRATTDDVIGYIFTDIAKLDLEHHLPVIGDFWETIVFQTHVYVKHGRNPLQVHGELNLKEILVPEHFGRWLEIFNETTDELFEGDRADFIKVRAEAIAGRMLHFVGAINRGEINFPRPA comes from the coding sequence ATGAAAGATATCGAGAACCGTGAGGATATAGACCTGTTGATGGAGCGGTTTTATTCGCGTGCGACGACCGACGATGTGATCGGCTATATTTTCACGGATATTGCAAAATTGGATCTTGAACATCACCTGCCGGTTATTGGTGACTTTTGGGAAACGATCGTGTTTCAAACCCACGTTTACGTCAAACACGGCCGCAATCCACTCCAGGTTCACGGCGAATTGAATCTAAAGGAGATATTAGTTCCTGAACATTTTGGGCGTTGGCTTGAAATATTTAATGAGACCACCGACGAACTATTTGAGGGAGATAGAGCTGATTTTATAAAGGTGCGGGCCGAAGCAATTGCGGGGCGTATGCTTCATTTCGTTGGAGCCATAAACCGAGGCGAAATTAACTTTCCACGGCCCGCTTAA
- a CDS encoding Crp/Fnr family transcriptional regulator: MVKFLEPGKEVIAGIFGAGEIFAIPPVIDGGSYPATAIAMEPTKLMLIDRSDFLRFMSSYPEFQAGIMARMCGVMRDQVAMIQNLAISSPDHRITNVIIKLVDGTIFDQPVKIKLRREDIAKMAGLTTETTIRVIRRLADKGLIRIDRGKIVVSDLAQLKRAVES, from the coding sequence ATGGTCAAGTTTCTTGAGCCCGGCAAAGAAGTGATCGCAGGTATATTTGGTGCGGGAGAGATATTTGCAATTCCTCCGGTGATCGACGGTGGCAGTTATCCTGCCACGGCGATCGCTATGGAGCCGACCAAATTAATGCTCATAGATCGAAGTGACTTTTTGCGATTTATGAGCAGTTATCCGGAGTTTCAGGCCGGTATAATGGCTCGAATGTGCGGCGTTATGAGAGATCAGGTCGCTATGATCCAAAACCTCGCGATATCGTCACCGGATCACCGTATAACCAACGTTATCATTAAGCTTGTGGACGGCACCATTTTCGATCAGCCTGTCAAGATCAAACTGCGGCGCGAAGATATCGCAAAGATGGCCGGCCTTACCACGGAAACTACTATCCGCGTTATCCGTCGGCTTGCTGATAAGGGGTTGATCCGAATCGACCGTGGCAAGATCGTGGTGAGTGACCTCGCCCAACTTAAGCGGGCCGTGGAAAGTTAA